The Bacillota bacterium genome contains a region encoding:
- the brxF gene encoding BREX-3 system P-loop-containing protein BrxF, protein MDIRVQQLQRLAQSTKSRHYQLVLVVGTAGAGKTKLLVDLCCTYGYTYVNLGTNLSEKLLPLSQQDVPTKVLPTIEELLNNPGKKTTVLDNTEILFEPTLLQDPLRLLQLVSRWRTVVAAWSGQFVAGRLIYARPGHPEYRSYSQVQALVYPLADQ, encoded by the coding sequence ATGGACATAAGAGTACAACAACTCCAACGCCTAGCTCAGTCAACTAAGTCTCGGCATTATCAGTTGGTTTTGGTAGTAGGGACGGCAGGTGCCGGTAAGACCAAGTTGCTGGTGGATTTATGTTGTACCTATGGCTATACCTATGTCAATTTAGGTACAAACTTGAGCGAAAAATTGTTGCCGCTGTCACAACAAGACGTGCCTACCAAAGTGCTACCGACAATAGAAGAGCTTCTTAACAATCCAGGCAAGAAAACCACAGTTCTAGATAATACAGAAATTCTGTTTGAACCGACTTTGCTGCAAGATCCTCTCCGATTGCTCCAGCTTGTTAGCCGCTGGAGAACCGTTGTGGCAGCTTGGAGTGGCCAGTTTGTTGCTGGCCGTTTGATCTATGCCCGGCCTGGACACCCGGAATATCGCAGCTACAGTCAAGTTCAGGCTTTAGTTTATCCTTTAGCAGACCAATAA
- a CDS encoding phosphoglucosamine mutase: MGRLFGTDGVRGVANLDLTPELAFALGRAGAFVLTNAKKRPQLVVGRDTRQSGDMLEAALTAGILSVGGDVLSAGIIPTPAVAYLTRILGADAGVMISASHNPVPDNGIKFFSAQGYKLPDETEDQVERLLTEHNLPRPTGGEVGKKRQLDRAAELYLNHLQQELGTDLSALNIVVDTAHGAVYHVAPTILERLGAQVTAINAAPTGTNINVNCGSTCPQTLQQAVTETGADIGFAFDGDADRLIAVDESGALVDGDQIMAILALWQQEKGLLTGNGLVATSMSNMGLEVALKERGIELVRAAVGDRYVLEELLKRGWNLGGEQSGHIINLDHNTTGDGLSTALQLLQVLAEKRQPLSELAAVVQPFPQLLVNVPVATKSGWQKNEQIKAAITEAEQALHGRGRILVRPSGTEPVIRVMVEGEEEKMLKNLTDKIAVVIKEQLG; encoded by the coding sequence TTGGGACGCCTATTTGGAACTGATGGGGTGCGCGGCGTAGCCAATCTGGATCTTACGCCGGAACTGGCTTTTGCCCTGGGTAGGGCTGGAGCCTTTGTCCTGACCAATGCCAAGAAAAGACCGCAGCTGGTAGTAGGGCGGGATACACGTCAATCAGGTGATATGTTAGAAGCAGCACTTACAGCGGGAATACTGTCAGTGGGCGGTGATGTCCTCAGCGCCGGAATCATTCCCACCCCGGCTGTTGCTTACCTCACCCGTATTTTAGGCGCCGATGCCGGCGTGATGATTTCGGCTTCTCACAACCCGGTACCGGATAACGGGATCAAGTTTTTTTCGGCCCAGGGGTACAAACTCCCGGACGAAACCGAAGATCAGGTGGAAAGGCTGCTTACCGAACATAACTTGCCTCGGCCCACCGGCGGGGAGGTAGGGAAAAAACGCCAACTGGACCGAGCCGCCGAACTGTACCTTAATCACTTACAGCAAGAGCTGGGAACAGATCTATCGGCTCTTAACATAGTGGTGGATACGGCCCATGGCGCTGTATACCACGTAGCACCCACCATACTTGAGCGTCTCGGAGCCCAGGTGACGGCAATTAACGCTGCTCCCACCGGAACCAACATTAATGTAAACTGCGGTTCCACTTGTCCCCAAACACTTCAACAGGCGGTCACAGAGACAGGGGCCGATATAGGCTTTGCTTTCGACGGCGATGCCGATCGGTTGATCGCCGTAGACGAAAGCGGAGCTCTAGTGGACGGCGACCAGATCATGGCCATCTTGGCCTTGTGGCAGCAAGAAAAAGGGCTTCTTACTGGGAACGGCCTGGTGGCTACTTCCATGAGCAACATGGGCCTGGAAGTAGCGCTGAAGGAGCGCGGTATAGAACTGGTTCGAGCCGCAGTCGGCGATCGTTACGTGCTGGAAGAGCTGCTAAAGCGCGGTTGGAACCTAGGCGGCGAACAGTCCGGCCATATCATCAACCTAGATCATAACACCACCGGCGACGGCCTAAGTACCGCCCTGCAGCTGCTTCAAGTCTTAGCTGAAAAAAGGCAGCCCCTGTCCGAGCTGGCAGCAGTAGTGCAACCTTTCCCTCAGCTCCTAGTTAACGTGCCCGTAGCAACCAAAAGCGGTTGGCAGAAAAACGAACAGATAAAAGCGGCCATCACCGAAGCCGAACAAGCCCTGCACGGCCGCGGCCGCATCCTGGTACGCCCCTCCGGCACCGAACCGGTGATCAGAGTCATGGTGGAGGGAGAAGAAGAAAAGATGCTAAAGAACTTAACCGATAAAATTGCCGTCGTCATAAAGGAACAGCTGGGATAG